The proteins below are encoded in one region of Pontibacter deserti:
- the cphA gene encoding cyanophycin synthetase: MKIVDLRVMRGPNYWSVKHPKIIVLKLDLVELGNTLTSDIPNFNNRLRKMFPGMQSHRSLEGVEGGFFKMVEEGTTFGHVVQHIALELQTMAGMESGYGRCYPSRDENHVFVIFSYQEERAGEHAAHAAVRISEALIKGDKYRLWDDLERLHQIREDEYFGPSTYSIVSEAVSRGIPYIRLDRHSLIQLGYGKYQKRIQATMTCSTACFAVEIAGDKNATKDLLSDAGIPVPKGTTVYSHEELRRATTWLGFPLVTKPLDGNHGKGATINITNLVDAKKGFAEARKYSQGVIVEQFVTGFDFRLLVINGKFVAAAKRTPAMVTGDGVSTIKQLIDKENKDPRRGIGHEKVLTKIKIDQHTKNLLKNMGLTTQSVVPAGEEIYLKSTANISTGGTATDVTDLVDPYNILMAERIAGIIGLDICGIDIMTTDIAIPLNETRGAVLEVNAAPGFRMHISPTYGLPRNVAEPVVDMLFPHGRPARIPIIAVTGTNGKTTTTRLIAHMVKHKGYQVGYTTTDGIYIQDKLLEKGDTTGAFSAEFVLKDPTVNFAVLECARGGLLRSGLGFQQCDIGIVTNVSSDHLGLRDIHTLEELAQVKAVIPKSVSPDGYAVLNADDDLVYAMAEGLQCKVAFFSMDENNPRILKHIAKGGLAAVFENGYISIFKNSYKIRIDRVADVPLTFGGRAKFNIENILAATLAGYISHFEIEEIKTSLRTFIPSPSKTPGRMNLFKFPHFEVLVDYAHNVGGMKAIGEFVDSLEATHKVGIIAGVGDRRTEDFYELGVVAGNIFHEVIVRLDNDLRGRTAEEIIEPLMRGIEDASPGKPVKLIPEEMRAIAYALEHAQPDSFVAIFTEDISESVRMVESFKVIQDRKMLVE, translated from the coding sequence ATGAAAATAGTAGACCTACGTGTAATGCGCGGCCCGAATTACTGGTCCGTTAAACACCCTAAAATCATTGTTCTCAAACTCGATCTGGTAGAACTGGGAAACACATTAACTTCTGATATCCCTAACTTTAATAACCGCCTTCGCAAAATGTTTCCGGGCATGCAAAGCCACCGGTCTTTAGAAGGAGTGGAAGGTGGATTCTTTAAAATGGTGGAAGAAGGTACCACTTTCGGGCATGTGGTACAGCATATTGCCCTGGAACTACAAACAATGGCCGGTATGGAAAGTGGATACGGCCGCTGCTACCCATCACGCGACGAGAACCATGTATTTGTAATTTTCTCGTACCAGGAAGAAAGGGCAGGAGAACATGCGGCCCATGCAGCCGTTCGTATTTCAGAGGCACTTATAAAAGGTGATAAGTATAGGTTATGGGATGACCTGGAGCGCCTGCACCAGATACGTGAAGACGAATATTTCGGGCCAAGTACTTACTCTATAGTTTCAGAAGCAGTAAGCCGCGGGATACCTTATATCCGCCTGGACCGGCACTCGCTGATACAACTAGGATACGGAAAGTATCAGAAGCGTATACAGGCTACCATGACGTGTAGCACTGCCTGCTTTGCTGTAGAAATTGCCGGTGATAAGAATGCCACTAAAGATCTGTTAAGCGATGCCGGTATACCTGTACCAAAAGGTACTACCGTTTATTCACACGAAGAACTACGCCGTGCTACCACCTGGCTTGGCTTCCCGTTGGTAACTAAACCACTGGACGGTAATCATGGTAAAGGTGCCACCATCAATATCACAAATCTGGTTGATGCAAAAAAAGGCTTTGCAGAAGCACGTAAGTATTCTCAGGGTGTTATAGTAGAGCAATTTGTAACCGGCTTCGATTTCAGATTACTGGTGATCAATGGCAAGTTTGTAGCAGCTGCCAAGCGCACACCTGCTATGGTTACAGGCGATGGCGTATCAACTATAAAACAGCTTATAGATAAAGAGAATAAAGATCCGAGACGTGGTATTGGTCACGAGAAAGTACTAACCAAAATCAAGATCGATCAGCATACCAAGAATCTGCTGAAGAACATGGGCCTTACCACACAATCAGTGGTGCCGGCAGGAGAGGAGATCTATCTTAAAAGTACAGCTAATATAAGCACCGGGGGCACAGCCACTGATGTTACCGACCTGGTTGATCCTTACAACATACTGATGGCTGAGCGCATAGCCGGAATCATTGGTCTGGATATTTGTGGTATTGATATAATGACTACAGACATTGCCATACCCCTGAATGAAACCCGGGGTGCTGTGCTGGAAGTAAACGCTGCCCCAGGTTTCAGAATGCATATTTCTCCAACATATGGCCTACCTCGTAACGTGGCAGAGCCTGTTGTAGACATGCTGTTCCCGCATGGCAGGCCAGCCCGAATCCCGATAATCGCAGTAACCGGAACAAACGGTAAGACAACTACTACGCGCCTCATTGCGCACATGGTAAAGCACAAAGGGTATCAGGTAGGGTATACTACCACCGATGGAATATACATTCAGGATAAGTTGCTGGAGAAAGGCGACACAACTGGTGCTTTTAGTGCAGAATTTGTGTTAAAAGACCCTACTGTAAACTTTGCCGTTCTGGAGTGTGCTCGTGGTGGCCTACTCCGTTCGGGGCTGGGCTTCCAGCAATGCGATATAGGTATTGTAACCAACGTAAGTTCCGACCATCTTGGTCTGCGTGATATTCATACGTTAGAAGAGCTGGCACAGGTGAAAGCGGTAATACCGAAAAGTGTAAGCCCGGATGGTTATGCTGTACTAAATGCCGATGATGACCTGGTTTATGCAATGGCTGAAGGGCTACAGTGTAAAGTGGCTTTCTTTAGTATGGATGAGAACAACCCGCGCATCTTAAAGCATATTGCAAAGGGCGGTCTGGCTGCTGTGTTTGAGAATGGGTATATTTCCATCTTTAAGAACAGCTATAAGATCCGTATCGATCGCGTAGCCGATGTACCGTTAACTTTTGGCGGACGTGCTAAATTCAATATTGAAAACATTCTGGCGGCAACGCTGGCAGGCTATATCTCTCATTTCGAGATTGAGGAAATAAAAACTTCGCTCAGAACATTTATTCCATCGCCTTCTAAAACACCGGGTCGAATGAACTTGTTCAAGTTCCCACATTTCGAGGTATTGGTTGATTACGCTCATAACGTAGGTGGCATGAAGGCTATTGGAGAGTTTGTAGATAGCCTGGAAGCCACCCATAAAGTCGGGATTATTGCCGGGGTAGGCGACCGCCGTACAGAAGACTTCTATGAGTTAGGTGTGGTAGCCGGAAATATTTTTCATGAAGTAATTGTGCGTTTAGATAACGACCTGCGTGGCAGAACTGCCGAAGAGATAATTGAGCCCCTGATGCGTGGTATAGAAGATGCCAGCCCGGGAAAACCAGTTAAGCTTATACCTGAAGAGATGCGTGCTATTGCCTATGCTCTGGAGCATGCCCAACCTGATTCTTTTGTAGCCATCTTTACAGAAGACATCTCAGAATCGGTGAGAATGGTAGAAAGCTTTAAAGTAATTCAGGACAGAAAAATGCTAGTTGAATAA
- a CDS encoding cupin domain-containing protein → MILRIIRTAEETKGQSLEMEWEILPQADGTPVHLHPEAQETYRVLEGQIEVNVNGEWHHLHQGEEITVPAGIPHTFRNPTDYITKVYNTHSPAMQFDNYFKDLNKVVARLSAQGHQKLEPNFNTITYMSMLMKKYPKEIVSVSPPDFIVSLLNLIGKARRLEV, encoded by the coding sequence ATGATTCTTCGGATAATCCGTACGGCAGAAGAAACCAAGGGACAGTCGTTGGAGATGGAGTGGGAGATATTGCCACAAGCTGATGGTACGCCCGTGCATCTGCATCCTGAAGCGCAGGAAACATACCGTGTACTTGAAGGGCAGATAGAGGTTAATGTTAACGGTGAATGGCATCATTTGCACCAGGGCGAAGAAATAACAGTGCCTGCAGGTATACCCCATACTTTTCGAAACCCAACCGATTATATCACTAAAGTATACAATACCCATTCTCCTGCCATGCAGTTTGATAACTATTTTAAAGACTTAAATAAAGTTGTAGCAAGGCTGTCGGCCCAAGGGCATCAAAAGCTTGAGCCAAATTTTAATACAATCACCTACATGTCGATGCTCATGAAAAAGTATCCGAAGGAGATTGTGTCTGTTAGCCCACCTGATTTTATAGTCTCGTTACTTAACTTAATTGGTAAAGCAAGACGGTTGGAAGTATAA